The following proteins are co-located in the Panthera tigris isolate Pti1 chromosome F2, P.tigris_Pti1_mat1.1, whole genome shotgun sequence genome:
- the ABRA gene encoding actin-binding Rho-activating protein, which produces MALGEKGREEGPAKHALRKVRTATLVINLARGWQQWANENSIRQAQEPTGWQPGGTQDAPRAPKPVIYPAPCQKAQSAPKSPSQKPEGAAEASRIKRREVTKTIVSKAYERGGDVSHLSHRYEKDGDMPGAGRQEDDIDRILQSHGSPTRRRKCANLVSELTKGWKEMGRDEPQWRSDSIDTEDSGYGGETEERPEQDGEQVVTIRIKRPLPSQANRFTEKLSCKAQRKYSQVDNLKGRWQQWADEHIQTQKLNPFSEEFDYELAMSTRLHKGDEGYGRPKEGTKTAERAKRAEEHIYREIMDMCFIIRTMAHHRRDGKIQVTFGDLFDRYVRISDKVVGILMRARKHGLVDFEGEMLWQGRDDHVVITLLQ; this is translated from the exons ATGGctctgggagagaagggaagagaggagggccCAGCCAAGCATGCCCTCCGGAAGGTCCGCACAGCCACCCTGGTTATCAACTTGGCCCGAGGCTGGCAGCAGTGGGCAAACGAGAACAGCATCAGGCAGGCCCAAGAGCCCACAGGTTGGCAGCCGGGAGGGACCCAGGACGCACCCCGAGCTCCTAAGCCAGTGATCTACCCCGCCCCCTGCCAGAAAGCTCAGAGCGCCCCGAAGTCTCCCTCCCAAAAGCCAGAGGGAGCCGCTGAAGCCTCTCGTATCAAAAGGAGAGAGGTGACCAAAACAATTGTCAGCAAAGCTTACGAGAGAGGAGGGGATGTCAGCCACCTCAGCCACAGGTACGAGAAGGACGGTGACATGCCTGGAGCCGGGCGGCAAGAGGATGACATTGACAGAATCCTCCAGAGCCATGGCTCCCCGACGCGGAGGAGAAAGTGCGCCAACCTGGTGTCCGAGCTGACCAAAGGCTGGAAAGAGATGGGACGGGATGAGCCCCAGTGGCGGAGTGATAGCATAGACACAGAGGACAGCGGCTACGGAGGGGAGACCGAGGAAAGGCCCGAGCAGGACGGAGAGCAGGTGGTCACCATCAGAATCAAACGCCCATTGCCTTCCCA GGCAAATAGATTTACAGAGAAACTCAGCTGCAAGGCCCAGCGGAAATACAGCCAAGTGGACAACCTGAAAGGGAGATGGCAACAATGGGCTGACGAACACATACAGACACAGAAGCTCAATCCTTTCAGTGAGGAATTTGATTACGAGCTGGCCATGTCCACCCGCCTGCACAAGGGAGATGAAGGCTATGGCCGTCCCAAGGAGGGAACCAAAACTGCAGAAAGGGCCAAGCGAGCTGAGGAGCACATCTACCGAGAGATCATGGACATGTGCTTCATCATCCGCACGATGGCCCACCACAGACGAGATGGCAAGATTCAGGTTACTTTTGGAGACCTCTTTGACAGATACGTTCGTATTTCAGATAAAGTAGTGGGCATTCTTATGCGTGCCAGGAAGCATGGACTGGTTGACTTTGAAGGAGAGATGTTATGGCAAGGCCGAGATGACCATGTTGTGATTACTCTACTCCAGTGA